From a region of the Vicia villosa cultivar HV-30 ecotype Madison, WI unplaced genomic scaffold, Vvil1.0 ctg.002848F_1_1, whole genome shotgun sequence genome:
- the LOC131639902 gene encoding uncharacterized protein LOC131639902 produces the protein MSLQPPPQQPVQVYPTAVTNQPSSHHSNGNYGPVFIVLAILLVISVIGCFLGRLCNRRKHNSNNNQDRPRDAPLRRPVKPSRQQQIHDLQSREEEDVELGGIDKRRPPQIITRPRVVAFEPEGRGFQPHGNDNGGNGNGNVRDFDMKSDHEGDHQFRSGLRQ, from the coding sequence ATGTCTCTtcaacctccaccacaacaacctGTTCAAGTCTACCCAACCGCAGTCACAAACCAACCATCTTCTCATCATTCAAACGGAAACTATGGTCCGGTTTTCATCGTCCTCGCAATACTACTAGTCATTTCAGTTATCGGTTGCTTCCTCGGACGCTTATGTAACCGACGCAAACATAATAGCAACAATAATCAAGACCGTCCACGCGACGCTCCTTTGAGACGGCCGGTTAAGCCGAGTAGGCAGCAGCAGATTCATGATTTGCAATCAAGAGAAGAAGAGGATGTTGAACTTGGTGGGATTGATAAAAGAAGGCCTCCGCAGATAATTACAAGACCTAGAGTTGTTGCTTTTGAACCAGAAGGTAGAGGTTTTCAGCCACATGGAAATGATAATGGTGGTAACGGTAACGGTAACGTGCGTGATTTTGACATGAAATCTGATCATGAAGGTGATCATCAGTTTAGATCAGGTTTAAGACAATGA